In Amaranthus tricolor cultivar Red isolate AtriRed21 chromosome 5, ASM2621246v1, whole genome shotgun sequence, a genomic segment contains:
- the LOC130814027 gene encoding trihelix transcription factor ASIL2-like has product MASPSPSDNPYPATDNPNPIPNPNPSPPTSRKFPAPCWTQDETLALINVYQDKWYSLRRCNLRTADWEAVADEVNRRCPNQDTPKSSAQCRHKMEKLRKRYRAEKQRIASLPPHISYNNRFFPPSSWVFFDLMDAMEIGPVSRSGSVSGVIPISINSNNSNDVNLLKDRNELSMIQNGGFAKEEKKEKNDLGKYFDEILMGMGKRVGSGSGSGSGSGSGSMKFKLKNPNHNDRYIDDGDQGYDNDYNKIGRNTVSGFMKRKFDDGGGGGERFGYGEDSSSSKMMFLNGCCTKKGVGLRERGEDAVVEEMAASIKFLAEGLVRMETMKIEMMQDIERKRMEMEMKRNEMMLESQHNIINAFIQGLKKHKKVKLMQEQ; this is encoded by the coding sequence ATGGCTTCCCCTTCTCCCTCCGACAACCCGTATCCGGCAACCGACAACCCTAACCCTATCCCTAACCCAAATCCTAGTCCACCCACAAGCCGCAAGTTTCCGGCTCCATGTTGGACTCAAGATGAAACGCTAGCGTTAATTAATGTTTATCAAGACAAATGGTATTCTCTTCGCCGCTGTAATCTTCGTACTGCTGATTGGGAAGCTGTTGCTGATGAGGTGAATCGTCGTTGTCCTAATCAAGATACGCCCAAATCTTCTGCTCAGTGTCGTCATAAAATGGAGAAGCTCCGAAAACGGTATCGGGCTGAAAAGCAGCGGATCGCCTCTCTTCCTCCTCATATTAGTTATAATAACAGGTTTTTTCCTCCTTCTTCTTGGGTGTTTTTTGATCTTATGGATGCTATGGAAATTGGGCCGGTTTCCAGGTCTGGATCTGTATCTGGGGTCATACCTATTagtattaatagtaataattctAATGATGTTAATTTATTGAAAGATAGAAATGAGTTGAGTATGATTCAGAATGGAGGTTTTGCGAAggaggagaaaaaggaaaagaatgaTTTAGGGAAGTATTTTGATGAGATTTTGATGGGTATGGGTAAACGGGTTGGGAGTGGGAGTGGGAGTGGGAGTGGGAGTGGAAGTGGTTCAATGAAGTTTAAATTGAAGAATCCGAATCATAATGATAGGTACATTGATGATGGTGATCAAggatatgataatgattatAACAAAATTGGAAGAAATACTGTTTCTGGGTTTATGAAGAGGAAATTTGacgatggtggtggtggtggggaGAGATTTGGATATGGAGAGGATTCATCATCATCGAAAATGATGTTTTTAAACGGGTGTTGCACTAAGAAGGGTGTAGGACTACGCGAGAGAGGGGAGGATGCAGTGGTAGAGGAGATGGCGGCGTCGATAAAGTTCTTGGCTGAAGGATTGGTGAGAATGGAGACAATGAAGATAGAAATGATGCAAGATATTGAGAGGAAGAGGATGGAAATGGAGATGAAAAGGAATGAGATGATGCTTGAATCTcaacataatattattaatgcATTCATTCAAGGGTTGAAGAAGCATAAGAAGGTTAAACTTATGCAAGAACAATGA
- the LOC130814028 gene encoding (S)-ureidoglycine aminohydrolase isoform X2: MYRLSPLTKFFIFLSVTLSFYEVVVSKEGFCSAPTSVSDGENSAALYWKVTNPTLAPVHLEDLPGFTRSVYKRDHALITPESHVLSPLPEWKNALGAYLITPAMGSHFVMYIAKMQDNSRSALPPANVERFVFVVDGAISLTNGSDIMHNLMVDSYAYMPPNFQHSIESAVSATLVVFEQRYSYLGDHVPQLKIGSTDRQELLETPGEIFQLRKLLPTTMAYDFNIHIMDFQPGEFLNVKEVHYNQHGLLLLEGQGIYRLGDNWYPVQAGDAIWMAPFVPQWYAALGKSRTRYLLYKDVNRNPVY, encoded by the exons ATGTACCGTCTTTCGCCATTAACGAAATTCTTCATTTTCCTCTCTGTAACTTTAA GTTTTTACGAAGTCGTGGTTTCCAAAGAAGGGTTTTGTTCTGCGCCGACATCTGTTTCCGATGGAGAAAATTCGGCCGCTTTGTACTGGAAAGTCACTAATCCTACTCTAGCACCTGTTCATCTTGAAG ATTTGCCTGGGTTTACTCGAAGTGTATACAAAAGAGACCATGCACTGATTACCCCTGAAAGTCATGTGCTGAGCCCTTTACCAGAATG GAAGAATGCATTGGGAGCATATTTGATTACTCCAGCAATGGGCTCACATTTCGTCATGTACATTGCAAAGATGCAAG ATAACTCAAGATCTGCTCTCCCTCCTGCTAATGTTGAAAG GTTTGTATTTGTTGTTGATGGAGCTATTTCTTTGACAAATGGATCAGACATCATGCACAACTTAATG GTGGATTCATATGCTTATATGCCTCCAAACTTTCAACATTCGATTGAGAGTGCCGTTTCTGCTACACttgttgtttttgaacaaaG GTATTCTTATCTGGGTGATCATGTTCCCCAGCTGAAAATTGGCTCAACAGATAGGCAAGAGCTTCTAGAAACTCCTGGCGAG ATTTTCCAGCTAAGGAAGCTTCTTCCAACAACAATGGCCTACGATTTCAATATCCAT ATCATGGATTTTCAGCCTGGTGAATTTCTTAATGTGAAG GAGGTTCATTACAACCAACATGGATTATTACTTCTCGAGGGTCAAGGAATTTACAGACTTGGTGATAATTG GTATCCTGTTCAAGCAGGCGATGCTATATGGATGGCACCATTTGTACCTCAATG GTATGCTGCCCTTGGGAAATCCAGGACTCGTTATTTGTTGTATAAAGATGTAAACAGGAATCCTGTTTACTGA
- the LOC130814028 gene encoding (S)-ureidoglycine aminohydrolase isoform X1 produces MFCCYCKIVVLLLPSTVPETPKSPLPFSFEKSPAICFYEVVVSKEGFCSAPTSVSDGENSAALYWKVTNPTLAPVHLEDLPGFTRSVYKRDHALITPESHVLSPLPEWKNALGAYLITPAMGSHFVMYIAKMQDNSRSALPPANVERFVFVVDGAISLTNGSDIMHNLMVDSYAYMPPNFQHSIESAVSATLVVFEQRYSYLGDHVPQLKIGSTDRQELLETPGEIFQLRKLLPTTMAYDFNIHIMDFQPGEFLNVKEVHYNQHGLLLLEGQGIYRLGDNWYPVQAGDAIWMAPFVPQWYAALGKSRTRYLLYKDVNRNPVY; encoded by the exons ATGTTTTGCTGTTATTGCAAAATAGTTGTTCTACTCCTTCCCTCCACTGTACCGGAAACGCCCAAATCGCCATTACCATTTTCCTTCGAAAAATCACCGGCAATAT GTTTTTACGAAGTCGTGGTTTCCAAAGAAGGGTTTTGTTCTGCGCCGACATCTGTTTCCGATGGAGAAAATTCGGCCGCTTTGTACTGGAAAGTCACTAATCCTACTCTAGCACCTGTTCATCTTGAAG ATTTGCCTGGGTTTACTCGAAGTGTATACAAAAGAGACCATGCACTGATTACCCCTGAAAGTCATGTGCTGAGCCCTTTACCAGAATG GAAGAATGCATTGGGAGCATATTTGATTACTCCAGCAATGGGCTCACATTTCGTCATGTACATTGCAAAGATGCAAG ATAACTCAAGATCTGCTCTCCCTCCTGCTAATGTTGAAAG GTTTGTATTTGTTGTTGATGGAGCTATTTCTTTGACAAATGGATCAGACATCATGCACAACTTAATG GTGGATTCATATGCTTATATGCCTCCAAACTTTCAACATTCGATTGAGAGTGCCGTTTCTGCTACACttgttgtttttgaacaaaG GTATTCTTATCTGGGTGATCATGTTCCCCAGCTGAAAATTGGCTCAACAGATAGGCAAGAGCTTCTAGAAACTCCTGGCGAG ATTTTCCAGCTAAGGAAGCTTCTTCCAACAACAATGGCCTACGATTTCAATATCCAT ATCATGGATTTTCAGCCTGGTGAATTTCTTAATGTGAAG GAGGTTCATTACAACCAACATGGATTATTACTTCTCGAGGGTCAAGGAATTTACAGACTTGGTGATAATTG GTATCCTGTTCAAGCAGGCGATGCTATATGGATGGCACCATTTGTACCTCAATG GTATGCTGCCCTTGGGAAATCCAGGACTCGTTATTTGTTGTATAAAGATGTAAACAGGAATCCTGTTTACTGA